Genomic DNA from Catellatospora sp. TT07R-123:
ATCCTGCTCAGCCCCCGCTACCAGGCCTGGCTCACCAGCCAGCCCACCCCCGACCGCTGACCCGCGCACCGGGTCCTATCGCGACGGTAGGACCCCGTCGACAGCTGCCGGAGGCGAATGCGGCCCGGTTAGCGTTCCCGATGTCACCTCTGCCATCCGTGGTGACCCGTCCGGTAGCGGGACGCGGGTGCGGCGGCGACCCCTCTGCCGTGCCGCACCGCGTGCCGCTCCACGTACGGCGCAGCGTCCCTCGGGGTGGACCGGCACATGATCCAGGCCGGTTCGGAGGGAGCATGGGGAAGGGGTGGTCGGCCGTCGGCCGTCCACCCCGCCACAGACCCTGTCAGCGGACCACTTCGGGCAGGCCGCGCAGGTAGCGCTCGTCCTCGGCCCGGACCAGCGCCCGGGGGCCGCCCGAGCGCAGCACCGTCTCCAGCGCGCGGTCGGGGTCGGCGGCGTAGTGACCGCTCGCCCAGGCCGCGTTGGCCTCGATCACCGCCCACTCCGGACGGCCGGTCTCCGGGTCGGCGAGCAGCCCGACGTCGACCACCACCGCGCTGGGCAGCGCGGGCATCCCGGGCGTGAACAGCGCCGCCGCGAACTCGATCGCCTCGGCGCAGCGCGGGTCGTCGGCCGCGGCGTCCACCTCGCCCGCGACCGCGTACCGGGTGGCCGCCACCACGGTGCCGTCGAGCACGAACAGGCGGAACTCGGCCAGGAACAGCACGACGTCGCTGACCAGCACCGGGCTGTCGCCGTCGGCGACGTCGGGGCCGGGCAGGGCGGTGCCGTCGCGATACACCTTGGCGGGGAAGCTCTTGTCGTCCGGCGGCTTCACGAACGCCGCGCGCCGCAGCCCGCGGGCGTGGGCGAGCGTGGTGAAGACGATGCCGCGGCGGGTCACCTCGCGCGGCAGCCGGGCCAGCCAGTCCTGGTCGGGTTCGAGCAGCCCGAGCCCGAGTTCGGCGCCGACCGCGTCG
This window encodes:
- a CDS encoding ATP-grasp domain-containing protein; protein product: MTGVLVLAPRVTESGLAYADAARRRGMRVETLREWRVPAELAQAEGTHLYAGPLFADAVGAELGLGLLEPDQDWLARLPREVTRRGIVFTTLAHARGLRRAAFVKPPDDKSFPAKVYRDGTALPGPDVADGDSPVLVSDVVLFLAEFRLFVLDGTVVAATRYAVAGEVDAAADDPRCAEAIEFAAALFTPGMPALPSAVVVDVGLLADPETGRPEWAVIEANAAWASGHYAADPDRALETVLRSGGPRALVRAEDERYLRGLPEVVR